From the Nocardiopsis changdeensis genome, one window contains:
- a CDS encoding GntR family transcriptional regulator: MVDLPRLPDDPSKLAREPLREQIRQVLVEGLLSGRWQPGERIVERRIATELRVSQAPVREALRELETLRLIETVPNKGARVRDFGVRDMAEIYPVRAGLELVAAELAAPRLRADPSPLEREVGLLKRATAEGDVSGQIKHSVEFHREVVRAADNSVLLHTWESLGVEVWTALSVRWLNMELHAKAADHDQITKAFREGDSQVGRMLSDHVLNYVEAALRSNEGAH; this comes from the coding sequence ATGGTCGACCTGCCGAGGTTGCCGGATGATCCCTCGAAGCTGGCGCGCGAGCCGCTGCGGGAGCAGATCCGGCAGGTCCTGGTCGAGGGCCTGTTGTCCGGCCGCTGGCAGCCGGGCGAGCGCATCGTCGAGCGCCGGATCGCCACGGAGCTGCGGGTCAGCCAGGCCCCGGTGCGCGAGGCGCTGCGCGAGCTGGAGACGCTGCGGCTGATCGAGACGGTGCCCAACAAGGGCGCCCGGGTGCGCGACTTCGGCGTCCGGGACATGGCCGAGATCTATCCGGTGCGCGCCGGGCTGGAGCTGGTGGCCGCCGAGCTGGCGGCCCCGCGCCTGCGGGCGGACCCCTCCCCCCTGGAGCGCGAGGTGGGCCTGCTCAAGCGGGCGACCGCCGAGGGCGACGTGTCCGGGCAGATCAAGCACAGTGTGGAGTTCCACCGGGAGGTCGTGCGCGCGGCTGACAACAGCGTGCTGCTGCACACCTGGGAGTCGCTGGGCGTGGAGGTGTGGACGGCGCTGTCGGTGCGCTGGCTGAACATGGAGCTGCACGCCAAGGCCGCCGACCACGACCAGATCACCAAGGCGTTCCGTGAAGGGGACTCCCAGGTGGGCCGGATGCTGAGCGACCACGTGCTGAACTACGTCGAGGCCGCCCTGAGGTCGAACGAGGGCGCGCACTGA
- the pdhA gene encoding pyruvate dehydrogenase (acetyl-transferring) E1 component subunit alpha, which produces MADTTAKPKGAAARSSGTRRRGRKNTSPGLGDEKPEELLDYYRRMLFIRRFEERTAQAYTQARIGGYCHLNLGEEATVVGLLDALRPDDYLFTNYRDHGYAIEKGMDPKKVMAELYGRADGVSKGWGGSMHMYDTATRMLGGYGIVGGQLPLATGAALAISYRGGDEVVVCQMGDGTTNIGAWHESLNIAKLWNLPIVFVVINNFTGMGTTVEMSSAEPELYKRGSAFRIEGVRVDGRDVLAVRDTTAELVERARKEQTPFLLEAWSYRQKGHSVVDPAKYRTEEQWEQARADENDPITLFEAKLAEAGVLTDELREEIAASVKAEVAEAADFAENSPHPDVSTLFDYTYATPVPNESRRMPADPVFAE; this is translated from the coding sequence ATGGCTGACACCACGGCCAAGCCGAAGGGCGCCGCCGCCAGGTCCTCCGGGACCCGGCGCCGAGGCCGCAAGAACACCTCCCCCGGCCTCGGCGACGAGAAGCCCGAGGAGCTCCTGGACTACTACCGCCGGATGCTCTTCATCCGCCGCTTCGAGGAGCGCACCGCCCAGGCCTACACGCAGGCGCGGATCGGCGGCTACTGCCACCTCAACCTGGGCGAGGAGGCGACCGTCGTCGGCCTGCTCGACGCGCTCCGCCCGGACGACTACCTCTTCACGAACTACCGCGACCACGGGTACGCGATCGAGAAGGGCATGGACCCCAAGAAGGTCATGGCCGAGCTCTACGGGCGCGCCGACGGCGTCTCCAAGGGCTGGGGCGGGTCCATGCACATGTACGACACCGCCACCCGGATGCTCGGCGGCTACGGCATCGTCGGCGGGCAGCTGCCGCTGGCCACCGGTGCCGCGCTGGCCATCTCCTACCGCGGCGGCGACGAGGTCGTCGTGTGCCAGATGGGCGACGGCACCACCAACATCGGCGCCTGGCACGAGTCGCTCAACATCGCCAAGCTGTGGAACCTGCCGATCGTGTTCGTGGTGATCAACAACTTCACCGGCATGGGCACCACCGTCGAGATGTCCTCCGCCGAGCCCGAGCTGTACAAGCGCGGCTCCGCCTTCCGCATCGAGGGCGTGCGCGTGGACGGCCGCGACGTGCTCGCGGTCCGCGACACCACCGCGGAGCTGGTCGAGCGGGCCCGCAAGGAGCAGACCCCGTTCCTGCTGGAGGCGTGGAGCTACCGGCAGAAGGGCCACTCGGTCGTGGACCCCGCCAAGTACCGCACCGAGGAGCAGTGGGAGCAGGCCCGGGCCGACGAGAACGACCCGATCACCCTCTTCGAGGCGAAGCTGGCCGAGGCCGGCGTGCTCACCGACGAGCTGCGGGAGGAGATCGCCGCCTCGGTGAAGGCCGAGGTCGCCGAGGCCGCGGACTTCGCCGAGAACAGCCCGCACCCGGACGTGTCGACCCTCTTCGACTACACGTACGCCACCCCGGTCCCGAACGAGTCGCGGCGCATGCCGGCCGACCCGGTGTTCGCAGAGTAG
- a CDS encoding alpha-ketoacid dehydrogenase subunit beta, with the protein MSVITYRQALRDTLRAEMVRDENVLVMGEEIGVFEGSYKITEGLLKEFGPRRVKDTPIAEEGFVGAAIGAAMLGLRPVVELMTINFSLIAIDQIINHAAKIYGMFGGQTSVPMVIRTPGGGGQQLGATHSQNIELFYSFIPGLKVLAPSTPAEASSMLRAAIRDDDPVLFLENLGLYNTKGEVPEDYAQPENDDVATIGRAAVTREGSDITLIGYSRMAMVATQVAEKLAQEDISVEVVDLRSLRPLDRQTFVDSVKKTGAAVICEDDWLTYGIGAEIAASIQEGAFDYLDAPVRRVAMAEVPMPYAKPLETAALPSVESISTAIKETLSAVGKRVG; encoded by the coding sequence ATGTCTGTGATCACCTACCGTCAGGCCCTGCGCGACACGCTGCGCGCCGAGATGGTCCGTGACGAGAACGTCCTCGTCATGGGCGAGGAGATCGGCGTCTTCGAGGGGTCGTACAAGATCACCGAGGGCCTGCTCAAGGAGTTCGGCCCCCGCCGGGTCAAGGACACCCCCATCGCCGAGGAGGGGTTCGTCGGCGCCGCCATCGGTGCGGCGATGCTGGGCCTGCGCCCGGTCGTCGAGCTGATGACCATCAACTTCTCGCTGATCGCGATCGACCAGATCATCAACCACGCCGCCAAGATCTACGGCATGTTCGGCGGGCAGACCAGCGTTCCCATGGTCATCCGCACGCCGGGCGGCGGCGGCCAGCAGCTCGGCGCGACCCACTCGCAGAACATCGAGCTGTTCTACTCCTTCATCCCGGGCCTGAAGGTGCTCGCCCCGAGCACCCCCGCCGAGGCCTCGTCGATGCTGCGCGCGGCCATCCGCGACGACGACCCGGTGCTGTTCCTGGAGAACCTGGGCCTGTACAACACCAAGGGCGAGGTCCCCGAGGACTACGCCCAGCCGGAGAACGACGACGTCGCGACCATCGGCCGCGCCGCCGTCACCCGCGAGGGCTCCGACATCACCCTCATCGGCTACTCCCGGATGGCCATGGTCGCCACCCAGGTCGCCGAGAAGCTCGCCCAGGAGGACATCAGCGTCGAGGTCGTCGACCTGCGCAGCCTCCGCCCCCTCGACCGCCAGACCTTCGTGGACTCGGTCAAGAAGACCGGCGCCGCCGTCATCTGCGAGGACGACTGGCTCACCTACGGGATCGGCGCGGAGATCGCCGCGTCCATCCAGGAGGGCGCCTTCGACTACCTGGACGCCCCCGTGCGACGGGTGGCCATGGCGGAGGTCCCGATGCCCTACGCCAAGCCGCTCGAGACCGCGGCCCTGCCGTCCGTCGAGTCGATCAGCACCGCCATCAAGGAGACCCTGAGCGCCGTCGGCAAGCGGGTCGGGTAG
- a CDS encoding heavy metal translocating P-type ATPase, producing MFRTRFWWSLLLSLPVVFTSHMVSGWLGYHVAEPLTWIPPVLGTVVYLYGGWPFLSGVADELKARRPGMMTLVAMAITVAFGSSLLATFGVVGMALDFWWELVLLVVVMLLGHWLEMRALGQASGALEALAALLPDRAERVGADGAVEEVAIADLRTGDTVLVRSGGRVPADGTVVQGAAAVDESMITGESRTVTRGEGDRVVAGTVATDSAVRVRVDAVGEDTALAGIQRLVAEAQSSTSRSQVLADRAAGLLFWFALGAAIVTAVVWSALGEATEAVERTVTVLVIACPHALGLAIPLVIAISTALSARNGILVKDRLALERTRLVDTVLFDKTGTLTKGAPAVVDHAAVPGGDAARVLALAGAVEADSEHPLARAVVRAAEDAGGVPAATGFRSLTGRGVRAEVDGRTVHVGGPALLESLGLAEPRELEERTRPWRERGATVLHVIAGEEVAGALALADEVRPESREAVRRLRDQGISVAMVTGDARNVADAVAADLGLDEVFAQVLPDQKDAVVRDLQERGRTVAMVGDGVNDAPALARADVGIAIGAGTDVAIESAGVVLASDDPRGVVAVRRLSQASYRKMIQNLVWAAGYNVLAVPLAAGVLAPVGIVLAPAVGAVLMSLSTVIVALNAQLLRGVDLSPAD from the coding sequence GTGTTCCGGACGCGGTTCTGGTGGAGCCTGCTGCTCAGCCTCCCCGTGGTGTTCACCAGCCACATGGTCTCCGGGTGGCTGGGCTACCACGTGGCCGAGCCCCTGACCTGGATCCCGCCGGTGCTGGGCACCGTCGTCTACCTCTACGGCGGCTGGCCGTTCCTGTCCGGGGTCGCGGACGAGCTCAAAGCGCGCAGGCCGGGGATGATGACCCTGGTCGCGATGGCCATCACCGTCGCCTTCGGCTCCAGCCTGCTGGCCACCTTCGGCGTGGTGGGCATGGCGCTCGACTTCTGGTGGGAGCTGGTCCTGCTGGTCGTGGTGATGCTGCTCGGCCACTGGCTGGAGATGCGCGCGCTGGGCCAGGCGTCCGGCGCCCTGGAGGCACTGGCCGCGCTGCTGCCGGACCGCGCCGAGCGCGTCGGCGCCGACGGCGCGGTCGAGGAGGTCGCCATCGCCGACCTGCGCACCGGCGACACCGTGCTGGTCCGCTCCGGCGGCCGGGTGCCCGCGGACGGCACCGTCGTACAGGGCGCGGCGGCCGTGGACGAGTCCATGATCACCGGCGAGTCCCGCACCGTCACCCGCGGCGAGGGCGACCGGGTGGTCGCCGGGACCGTGGCCACCGACTCCGCGGTCCGCGTCCGGGTGGACGCCGTCGGCGAGGACACCGCCCTGGCGGGCATCCAGCGGCTGGTCGCCGAGGCGCAGTCCTCCACCTCCCGCTCCCAGGTGCTGGCCGACCGCGCAGCGGGGCTGCTGTTCTGGTTCGCGCTGGGCGCCGCGATCGTCACCGCCGTCGTCTGGTCGGCGCTGGGCGAGGCCACCGAGGCCGTCGAGCGGACCGTGACGGTGCTGGTCATCGCCTGCCCCCACGCGCTGGGGCTGGCGATCCCGCTGGTCATCGCGATCTCCACGGCGCTGTCGGCGCGCAACGGCATCCTCGTCAAGGACCGGCTGGCCCTGGAGCGCACCCGCCTGGTGGACACCGTCCTGTTCGACAAGACCGGCACCCTGACCAAGGGCGCCCCGGCCGTCGTCGACCACGCCGCGGTCCCCGGCGGGGACGCCGCCCGGGTGCTGGCCCTGGCGGGGGCGGTCGAGGCCGACTCCGAGCACCCGCTGGCCAGGGCCGTCGTGCGGGCCGCCGAGGACGCCGGCGGGGTGCCGGCCGCCACCGGCTTCCGGTCGCTGACCGGGCGCGGGGTGCGGGCCGAGGTGGACGGCCGGACCGTGCACGTGGGCGGTCCCGCGCTGCTGGAGTCCCTGGGGCTGGCCGAGCCGCGGGAGCTGGAGGAGCGCACCCGGCCCTGGCGCGAGCGGGGCGCGACGGTGCTGCACGTGATCGCGGGGGAGGAGGTCGCCGGGGCGCTGGCCCTGGCCGACGAGGTGCGGCCGGAATCGCGTGAGGCCGTCCGGCGGCTCAGGGATCAGGGGATCTCGGTGGCGATGGTCACCGGCGACGCCCGCAACGTGGCCGACGCGGTCGCCGCCGACCTGGGGCTGGACGAGGTGTTCGCCCAGGTCCTGCCGGACCAGAAGGACGCGGTGGTGCGCGACCTCCAGGAGCGCGGCCGCACGGTCGCGATGGTCGGCGACGGCGTCAACGACGCCCCCGCGCTGGCCCGGGCCGACGTCGGCATCGCGATCGGCGCGGGCACCGACGTGGCCATCGAGTCGGCGGGTGTGGTCCTGGCCTCCGACGACCCCCGGGGTGTGGTGGCGGTGCGCAGGCTGTCGCAGGCGAGCTACCGCAAGATGATCCAGAACCTGGTCTGGGCGGCGGGGTACAACGTGCTCGCGGTGCCGCTGGCGGCGGGTGTGCTGGCACCGGTCGGGATCGTGCTTGCCCCGGCGGTGGGCGCGGTGCTGATGAGCCTGTCGACGGTCATCGTGGCGCTCAACGCCCAGTTGCTGCGCGGGGTGGACCTGTCCCCGGCCGATTAG
- a CDS encoding phosphatase PAP2 family protein produces the protein MREVPPKPGLPVVRAVKWPSVSEIAWGLASDRIAIILAVALIVVTMLAAGPLHPLDNFLNEFHRPYFEVLREPLIHWPDNVASRYVALPVLGVVALQLAYWHRSWRPIVLSAVGVVGVMSMVSIMKLAINRGHAKHYDPDFFAGAGNVAFPSGHGSNAILIYGLVLYMIISFGAARPHVIRRLGYTIVAIALLQSAVSIYLHFHWFSDLVAGMIAGGFVLRLTIRLDRMFPHGRTAEWWPWYGHEGEEAATAS, from the coding sequence GTGCGCGAGGTCCCGCCCAAGCCCGGGCTCCCGGTCGTCCGCGCGGTCAAGTGGCCCAGCGTGAGCGAGATCGCATGGGGTCTGGCCTCGGACCGCATCGCGATCATCCTCGCGGTCGCGCTCATCGTGGTGACGATGCTCGCCGCGGGGCCGCTGCACCCGCTGGACAACTTCCTCAACGAGTTCCACCGGCCCTACTTCGAGGTGCTGCGCGAGCCCCTGATCCACTGGCCCGACAACGTGGCCTCCCGTTACGTGGCCCTGCCGGTGCTGGGGGTGGTGGCGCTCCAGCTGGCCTACTGGCACCGCAGCTGGCGGCCGATCGTGCTGAGCGCCGTGGGCGTGGTCGGCGTCATGTCGATGGTCTCGATCATGAAGCTGGCCATCAACCGCGGCCACGCCAAGCACTACGACCCGGACTTCTTCGCGGGGGCGGGGAACGTGGCGTTCCCCTCGGGGCACGGGTCCAACGCGATCCTCATCTACGGGCTGGTCCTGTACATGATCATCAGCTTCGGCGCGGCCCGGCCGCACGTCATCCGGCGGCTGGGGTACACCATCGTCGCGATCGCGCTGCTGCAGTCGGCGGTGTCGATCTATCTGCACTTCCACTGGTTCTCGGACCTGGTGGCCGGAATGATCGCCGGCGGGTTCGTGCTGCGGCTGACGATCCGGCTGGACCGGATGTTCCCGCACGGGCGCACCGCCGAGTGGTGGCCCTGGTACGGGCACGAGGGCGAGGAGGCGGCGACCGCCTCCTGA